Proteins from a genomic interval of Sporolactobacillus sp. Y61:
- a CDS encoding SDR family oxidoreductase codes for MIKGKKVLVTGGAQGLGLALVRSFYRAGAEIAVIDIRDQVFQLSQSIGAEDDKIHPIKGDLSVMESLRHSFNKAIEELGGHIDILINCAGLIQRESAFHFSMESWNRILDVNVTAVFELSRLAAVKMKKQRSGKIINFASILSVIGGYHAAAYSTSKGAIKQLTKSLSNEWAEYGIQVNAIAPGYMLTTMNTDLMKDSVRSTQVAERIPAKRWGTPEDVAGVALFLASPASNYVTGTIIPVDGGVLGR; via the coding sequence ATGATAAAGGGGAAAAAGGTTTTAGTTACAGGCGGGGCTCAGGGGCTTGGTCTTGCATTGGTCAGGAGTTTTTATCGGGCAGGAGCTGAAATTGCTGTTATCGATATACGGGATCAGGTATTTCAATTATCACAAAGTATCGGAGCAGAAGATGACAAAATTCATCCCATCAAGGGCGATCTCTCAGTTATGGAAAGTCTGCGACATTCTTTTAATAAAGCCATTGAGGAACTTGGCGGCCATATCGACATATTAATTAATTGTGCTGGACTCATTCAGCGAGAATCTGCGTTTCATTTTTCAATGGAAAGCTGGAATCGGATTCTGGATGTAAATGTGACTGCCGTTTTTGAACTATCCAGACTTGCTGCAGTCAAGATGAAGAAACAAAGATCTGGCAAAATCATCAACTTTGCCTCAATTCTATCGGTAATTGGAGGTTATCATGCTGCTGCTTACTCGACCAGTAAGGGGGCAATCAAACAATTGACGAAATCATTATCCAATGAGTGGGCAGAGTATGGCATCCAAGTCAATGCCATTGCACCAGGCTATATGTTAACAACTATGAACACTGACCTCATGAAAGATTCGGTACGTTCAACCCAGGTTGCGGAAAGAATTCCGGCAAAAAGATGGGGAACACCGGAAGACGTAGCGGGGGTTGCTTTATTCCTGGCTTCACCTGCTTCAAACTATGTAACTGGAACAATAATCCCAGTTGATGGTGGGGTGTTAGGCAGGTAG
- a CDS encoding dihydrolipoamide acetyltransferase family protein produces MVSKVVMPKLGATMEKGTIVKWLAPVGDYVESGDPIAEIQTDKITLEIEAEASGVLLKTLYDEGSEVTVQEVIAYIGQEDEKIIEKCEDHITEETTIEGNLFFKDKIRRTPAARKLARIYQINLENVPGTGRMGMIKKSDVENYLANNKKTSPLSDTVHLKEPHLVSSPGPDQSGNKPIPISAEVVDDQRMKLTGIRKVVADRMTQSMQIPQVTLMSEVDMTNCVELRKNLLPIIEKTNGFRLSYNDILIKIVAHTIRRYPTLNASLQNDEIVCHSSVNIGFAVDTPAGLVVPVVKNAQKLGLVSITETCNQLIRLAREGNLKYEQMREGTLTISNLGKYEIDEFTPIINPPEAAILGVGRIRPKPVVINEEIKIKSTMKLSLTFDHRIVDGAPAAAFLSALKETLECPYQLFM; encoded by the coding sequence GTGGTATCAAAAGTGGTCATGCCTAAATTAGGTGCAACTATGGAAAAGGGAACAATCGTCAAATGGCTGGCTCCTGTGGGAGATTATGTTGAAAGTGGCGACCCAATTGCCGAAATTCAGACCGATAAGATTACTCTGGAAATTGAAGCAGAGGCTTCCGGTGTTTTACTGAAAACGTTATATGACGAGGGTTCAGAAGTAACGGTTCAGGAAGTTATAGCTTACATCGGGCAAGAAGACGAGAAGATTATAGAAAAATGTGAGGATCATATCACCGAAGAAACAACGATTGAGGGCAATCTGTTCTTTAAGGATAAAATCAGAAGAACACCTGCCGCCAGAAAACTGGCACGAATCTATCAAATTAACCTGGAAAATGTACCGGGAACCGGACGAATGGGGATGATTAAAAAGAGTGATGTTGAAAATTATCTTGCGAACAATAAGAAAACATCACCATTAAGTGATACAGTTCACCTTAAAGAGCCCCATTTGGTGAGTAGTCCCGGTCCCGATCAATCAGGAAATAAGCCAATACCCATTTCTGCAGAAGTCGTGGATGATCAAAGGATGAAATTAACCGGCATCCGAAAAGTTGTAGCCGATCGGATGACCCAGAGCATGCAGATACCGCAGGTCACATTAATGAGTGAAGTGGATATGACAAACTGTGTGGAATTACGCAAAAACCTGCTTCCAATTATTGAAAAAACTAATGGCTTTCGGCTTTCTTATAATGACATCCTGATTAAGATTGTCGCGCATACCATAAGAAGATACCCTACATTAAATGCATCGTTGCAAAACGATGAAATTGTCTGTCATTCTTCCGTTAACATCGGTTTTGCAGTGGATACACCAGCAGGACTGGTTGTCCCGGTTGTTAAAAATGCACAAAAACTCGGCTTAGTATCGATCACAGAAACATGTAATCAGCTGATCAGACTTGCCAGAGAAGGGAATTTAAAGTATGAACAGATGAGAGAAGGGACGTTAACAATCAGCAATTTAGGGAAGTACGAGATTGATGAATTTACGCCCATTATCAATCCTCCTGAAGCTGCTATATTAGGGGTTGGCAGGATTCGTCCAAAGCCAGTGGTGATTAACGAAGAAATTAAAATTAAATCTACGATGAAGCTCAGCCTGACCTTTGACCACCGAATTGTAGACGGGGCACCTGCAGCAGCATTTTTAAGTGCTTTAAAGGAAACTCTGGAGTGCCCATATCAGTTATTCATGTAA
- a CDS encoding alpha-ketoacid dehydrogenase subunit beta — translation MRTITYSEAIREAMSQIMRHNPDVFIMGEDIGVYGGAFGLTNGMIEEFGAERVRITPISEAAITGCATGAAMTGMRPILEIQFSDFVMIAADNLVNQAAKMRYMFGGKAKVPMVVRLPGGSGAGFAAQHSQSLEAWMTHIPGLKVVQPSNAYDAKGLMIAAINDDNPVLFYEHKLLYNETGEVPREEYEIPLGKAHVKRTGSDVTIVATGIMVKKAMEAAEELEKDGILAEIIDPRTLVPLDQEVIINSVKKTGRVLVVHEAVKRGGYGAEIASMIAESDAFDYLDAPIKRLGGVETPIPYNPGLEQKAVPQVQDMLQECRKIVME, via the coding sequence TTGAGAACGATCACGTATTCAGAAGCGATCAGAGAGGCAATGAGTCAGATTATGCGGCATAATCCGGATGTATTTATCATGGGCGAAGATATTGGCGTGTACGGAGGTGCTTTTGGATTAACGAATGGAATGATCGAGGAGTTTGGCGCGGAACGTGTACGAATTACGCCAATTTCTGAGGCAGCGATCACGGGTTGTGCAACGGGAGCGGCAATGACAGGAATGAGACCCATACTTGAAATTCAGTTTTCAGATTTTGTCATGATTGCTGCGGATAACCTTGTAAATCAGGCAGCGAAAATGCGCTATATGTTTGGCGGAAAAGCAAAGGTTCCAATGGTCGTCAGACTTCCCGGCGGTTCCGGTGCCGGATTTGCAGCCCAGCATTCACAAAGTCTGGAAGCGTGGATGACGCATATTCCCGGTTTGAAAGTTGTTCAGCCTTCCAATGCTTATGATGCCAAAGGATTGATGATCGCAGCCATCAATGACGATAATCCTGTTTTATTTTACGAACACAAGCTGCTATACAATGAAACAGGGGAAGTCCCCAGGGAAGAATATGAGATCCCTTTGGGGAAAGCACATGTAAAACGAACGGGTTCTGATGTTACCATCGTCGCAACAGGGATCATGGTTAAAAAAGCCATGGAAGCAGCTGAGGAACTGGAAAAGGATGGAATCCTTGCTGAAATAATAGATCCCCGGACATTGGTACCGCTTGATCAGGAGGTCATCATCAACTCGGTGAAAAAAACAGGCAGGGTTCTGGTGGTCCATGAAGCAGTAAAACGTGGTGGTTATGGCGCGGAAATAGCCAGTATGATTGCTGAGAGTGATGCCTTTGATTACCTGGATGCTCCAATAAAGCGTCTGGGAGGAGTGGAAACGCCTATTCCCTATAATCCCGGTCTGGAGCAAAAGGCTGTTCCTCAGGTTCAGGACATGTTACAGGAATGCCGGAAAATAGTGATGGAATAA
- a CDS encoding thiamine pyrophosphate-dependent dehydrogenase E1 component subunit alpha, which translates to MTELTPQKLKAMLRNMLLIRRFEETLKKLYQQGKIHGTMHLCIGQEATATGACAALTIEDKITSTHRGHGHCIAKGADVKRMMAELLAKETGYCKGKGGSMHIADLEIGNLGANGIVAAGLPLGTGAALTSKMKKLGYVVLCFFGDGASNEGAFHESLNLASIWKLPVIFFCENNLYAMSGSVKEMVNIKHISERGTAYGIPGITINGNDLIEVVKTTEAAVARARSGGGPTLIEAQTYRWEGHSRSDARKYRTRAEEKEWKMDRDPIVLFKNQLTRNKTMSEDEFGQLNDEVNQLMVEAVTFAEQSHHPDLNALTEDVFA; encoded by the coding sequence ATGACTGAGTTAACTCCACAAAAACTGAAAGCCATGTTACGAAACATGCTTCTGATCAGAAGATTTGAAGAAACTCTGAAAAAACTGTATCAGCAGGGGAAAATTCACGGAACCATGCATTTGTGTATCGGTCAGGAAGCAACGGCAACAGGTGCCTGTGCAGCCTTGACTATAGAAGATAAGATTACAAGTACTCACCGGGGACACGGACATTGCATTGCCAAGGGTGCGGATGTGAAGCGGATGATGGCTGAATTATTGGCTAAAGAGACGGGTTATTGCAAGGGCAAGGGGGGCTCCATGCACATTGCCGACCTGGAAATAGGAAATCTTGGTGCAAATGGTATTGTTGCGGCTGGTTTACCGCTCGGAACCGGTGCAGCGCTTACCTCAAAAATGAAAAAACTCGGTTATGTCGTATTGTGCTTTTTCGGTGATGGTGCGTCAAATGAAGGGGCGTTTCATGAATCGTTAAATCTTGCATCAATCTGGAAGCTCCCTGTCATATTTTTTTGTGAGAATAATTTATATGCCATGTCGGGTTCTGTTAAGGAAATGGTGAATATTAAGCACATTTCGGAGCGTGGTACAGCCTATGGGATACCTGGAATAACCATTAATGGGAATGATCTGATCGAAGTTGTAAAAACAACGGAGGCAGCAGTAGCCAGAGCAAGAAGCGGTGGAGGTCCGACTTTAATAGAAGCTCAAACTTATAGATGGGAGGGGCATTCTCGCAGTGATGCCAGAAAATACCGCACCAGAGCTGAGGAAAAGGAATGGAAGATGGATCGCGATCCCATCGTCCTTTTTAAAAATCAGTTAACTAGAAACAAAACGATGAGTGAAGATGAGTTTGGGCAGCTGAATGATGAGGTTAACCAATTGATGGTAGAAGCTGTTACGTTTGCAGAACAGAGTCATCATCCTGATCTGAATGCTCTCACTGAAGATGTATTTGCCTGA
- a CDS encoding MFS transporter, producing MNDRSTNVRYTIIAFSFVACLINYGDRIAISVASPAIIEELNFSPVEWGYILSAFFWTYSLFGLIGGLVNDRLGARNTYGITMFIWSTFVGLTAMSWNFLSLFIIRLFFGAGEGPQVPTATKLVSNWFPKSESAKALSLSQVGTTIGPIIATPIVAWLTVLFGWRISFIVLGLLGVLWAISWFLYSKETPQEHKGVNLKELTYIQQEQDRQYSEDPHTSHSNGEKQSAWSYIKKPYVLSISFCYFAYSFVLFLIISWYPNYLIDQRGMTMQQMGLFSTLPWAGASVGLILGGFLADQFVKNRNLVTSRKRMVVVCQFFTALSFAMSAWVASTALALTLTTIAMGFLLASWQYQSLVIAIVPKTKLGAVSGFVQSVSAVAGIISPIATGYIVEMTGSFNTAFYLGSGICLSGALAVAIFVHPIKHQKSAANV from the coding sequence ATGAATGATCGATCCACCAACGTCCGTTATACGATCATCGCTTTTTCTTTTGTCGCCTGTTTGATTAATTATGGGGATCGAATTGCTATATCTGTTGCATCCCCGGCAATTATTGAGGAACTCAATTTTTCACCTGTGGAGTGGGGTTATATTTTAAGTGCTTTTTTCTGGACCTATTCACTTTTTGGTTTAATAGGCGGATTGGTTAATGATCGGTTAGGGGCTCGTAATACTTATGGGATTACGATGTTTATTTGGTCAACGTTTGTCGGACTGACTGCGATGTCCTGGAATTTCCTGTCACTCTTTATCATCCGCCTGTTTTTTGGTGCTGGTGAAGGCCCACAGGTTCCTACCGCGACAAAGCTGGTCTCAAATTGGTTTCCAAAATCAGAATCTGCGAAGGCTTTGTCTTTATCACAAGTAGGGACAACGATCGGACCTATCATTGCTACTCCAATCGTCGCCTGGCTGACTGTTCTATTTGGTTGGCGAATAAGCTTTATTGTACTTGGACTGCTGGGCGTACTTTGGGCTATTTCGTGGTTTCTCTATTCAAAAGAGACGCCTCAGGAACATAAGGGAGTCAACCTTAAAGAGTTGACGTATATCCAGCAAGAGCAAGACAGGCAGTACAGCGAAGATCCTCACACAAGTCATTCGAACGGAGAAAAGCAATCTGCCTGGTCCTATATAAAGAAGCCCTATGTATTAAGCATCAGTTTTTGTTATTTTGCCTATTCCTTTGTGTTGTTTCTCATTATTTCCTGGTACCCGAATTATCTAATCGATCAAAGAGGGATGACCATGCAGCAAATGGGTTTGTTCTCGACACTTCCATGGGCAGGTGCATCTGTTGGCTTAATTTTGGGAGGTTTTCTTGCCGATCAATTTGTAAAAAATAGAAATCTGGTAACAAGCAGGAAACGCATGGTCGTTGTATGTCAGTTTTTTACAGCTCTATCATTTGCAATGTCCGCATGGGTCGCATCAACCGCGCTGGCACTAACACTAACGACCATTGCAATGGGATTTCTTCTGGCCAGCTGGCAATATCAATCTCTTGTTATCGCGATTGTTCCAAAAACGAAATTAGGTGCCGTCTCCGGTTTTGTACAGTCTGTATCAGCCGTAGCAGGTATCATTTCACCCATTGCTACCGGATACATCGTTGAAATGACGGGATCATTTAACACCGCTTTTTATCTGGGGTCTGGTATCTGTTTGTCAGGAGCTTTAGCGGTAGCGATTTTTGTACACCCAATCAAACATCAAAAAAGCGCTGCAAATGTTTAA